A window of Streptomyces sp. NBC_01142 genomic DNA:
GAAGAGCAAGCGCGCCGCCGACCGCAACGTCCGCGTCGGCGGCGCCTCCATCGACCCGGCCACCGGCAAGGTCGTCGCCCTGTACGGCGGCATCGACTACACGAAGCAGTACGTCAACAACGCGACCCGCCGCGACTACCAAGTCGGCTCCACTTTCAAACCATTCGTCTTCACCTCCGCCGTCGAGAACGGATCCACCACCGAGGACGGCGTGGCGATCACCCCCAACACCTACTACGACGGCAGCAACCAGAGGCCGGTCCAGGGCTGGAGCGGGCCGCCGTACGCCCCCGAGAACGAGGACGAGGCCTCGTACGGCCCCATCACCGTCCGTGCCGCCACCGACAGGTCCGTCAACTCGGTCTACGCCCAGATGGCCGTCGACGTCGGTGCCGAGAAGGTCGAGCAGACCGCGATCGACCTCGGGATCCCCGAGAACACCCCGGACCTGGACGCCTCACCCTCCATCGCCCTGGGCCCCGCCACCGCCAGCGTCCTCGACATGACGGAGGCGTACGCGACCCTTGCCAACCACGGCAGGCACGGCACGTACACGCTCGTCGAGAAGGTCACGAAGAACGGCGTGGACGTGGAGCTGCCCGAGGAGGACGAGGAGCAGGTCGTCAGCCGGGAGGCCGCCGACACCACGACCTCGATCCTGCAGAGCGTGGTCGAGGACGGCACGGGCACGGCGGCCCGGTCCGCGGGCCGTCCGGCGGCCGGCAAGACCGGTACGGCGGAGGAGGACAAGGCCGCGTGGTTCGCGGGCTACACCCCGAACCTGGCGACCGTGGTCGCGGTGATGGGCCAGGACCCGGTCACGGGGGTGCAGAAGCCGCTGTACGGGGCGCTGGGGCTGTCGCGGATCAACGGGGGCGGGGCGCCCGCGAAGATCTGGGGCCAGTTCACGGCCGCCGCGCTCGAGGACGAGGAGATCGAGGAGTTCGATCTGACGCTGGGGGAGGGCGCGGAGGAGGAGCGGCCCGAGGAGGAGGAGGAGGAGTCCGAGGAGCCGGAGGAGCCGGCCGAACCGAGCGAGCCGTCCCCGTCGGCCGAGCCGTCCCAGCCGGCCCGGCCCGGCGAGCCGAGCCCGTCGCAGGACGCGGACACCCAGGGCCGGACCGGGGGCAGGACCGAGGGCAGGACCAGCGGCGGAGCCATCGGCGGAACCATCGACGGCCTGACCAACGGCACCACGGACACCGGCGGAGGAACGACCGACCACGGAACAGCCACCGGCGGAGGCACGGACGGCACCACGGGCAGAGGCACGACCGACAGCCGCGGCACCGGCACGGGCACGGGCACAAGCCGCCCGCCGCAGTGACCCGGCCGCGGCGACCCCGCCGGTGATCCGGCCTCAGTGACCCGGCCGCCGCCCCGGCCCAGTGACCCGGCCGCAGTGACCCGCCTCAGTGACCCGCGGTCGCCTTCAGCCCCACCACCGCGACCAGCAGCAGACAGACGAAGAAGATCCGGGCCGCGGTCACCGGCTCGTTCAGCACGAGCATGCCGACCACCGCCGCACCGGCCGCACCGATGCCGACCCAGACGCCGTAGGCCGTACCGATCGGCAGAGTCCTGGCGGCATGCGACAACAGCAACATGCTCACGACGATCCCGAGACCGGTGAACACGCTCGGCCACAGCCGGGTGAACCCGTCGGTGAACTTCATCCCGATCGACCAGCCGACCTCGAGCAGACCGGCGACAACAAGCAGAACCCAGGCCATGACGGCACCTCCGAGACGCGGAACTTCAGCGGGGTGCGTCGTCTTTGCCTGACCCGGTACGACGCGTCTCGTCGGGATCAGTCAAAGATAGCAAATGCGGTGCAAGGGTCACGTGACAAGGAAAGGGCTGATGGCGTCCGCCACCAGCCCTCTCACCTGCGGTTCTTACAAGTACAGCCCGGTCGAGTCCTCGGATCCCTCAAAACGGTCCGCGGCGACAGCGTGCAGATCGCGCTCCCGCATCAGTACGTACGCCACGCCCCGCACCTCGACCTCGGCGCGGTCCTCGGGGTCGTACAGCACCCGGTCCCCCGGCTCCACGGTCCGTACGTTCTGCCCGACCGCGACCACCCCGGCCCAGGCGAGACGCCGGCCGACCGCCGCGGTCGCCGGGATGACGATGCCGCCGCTGGAACGCCGCTCGCCCTCCGGGATGTCGGTCCGGACCAGCACACGGTCGTGCAGCATCCGGATGGGCAGCTTGTCGTCGTGGGTGTTGTCGCTCACGCCTCGAACCTACCTGGCGTGAAGCGTCCCGTACGCCGCTGGGTCACCCGCGGCGCCTGCGCGCCGACACGGCCAGCAGCCCCACCAGCCCCACGGCCACCAGCGCGACGGGCACCAGCCGCTCCAGCCGGGGAGCCCCGTCCTCCGCCACGAACTTCTCCCTGACGTCGGACACCGTGCGGTTCACGGCGACGAACGCCCGCCCGGCGGTCTGGTCCACGCTCGAGGCGATCCTGGCCCTGACGTCACCCATGATCGTCTTCGGGTGCATCCGCACCCCGATCTCGTCGAGCGTCTCGGCAAGCTGGTCGCGCCTGCGGACGATGTCCGCCTCGATCTGCGCAGGGGTCCTGGCATCCGACACCGCGCTGCCTCCGTGGTCGTTTCCGGTAGTCCTTCGTCGACAGTCTGTCAGCTCGGCAGCGCCCGCACCCCACGGCACCCCTATTACGCTCGATGACGTACACACCTCACGCGCGCCC
This region includes:
- a CDS encoding transglycosylase domain-containing protein, which codes for MGKQGGKPRREHTGWRRLIPTWRMVLGTSLLIALLLIGGFSAGYMLVEIPPANATATAQSNVYLYRDGTQIARDGEVNRENVALAQVPLTVQHTALAAEDRDFYSQPAVDPKAMVRAAWNTLTGKGKQSGSTITQQYVKNYYLGQEQTITRKVKEFFIAVKLGREESKSDILEGYLNTSYFGRNAYGVQAAAHAYYGKDIKDLDTAEGAYLASLLNAPSAYDVATHPENRAAALARWNYVLDGMVKEKWLSPAERAATEFPVPLTAKPATGLSGQRGYIVQAVEDYLTNNHIIDENTLATGGYRITTTLQKPKQDAFVKAVDKQVMSKLKSKRAADRNVRVGGASIDPATGKVVALYGGIDYTKQYVNNATRRDYQVGSTFKPFVFTSAVENGSTTEDGVAITPNTYYDGSNQRPVQGWSGPPYAPENEDEASYGPITVRAATDRSVNSVYAQMAVDVGAEKVEQTAIDLGIPENTPDLDASPSIALGPATASVLDMTEAYATLANHGRHGTYTLVEKVTKNGVDVELPEEDEEQVVSREAADTTTSILQSVVEDGTGTAARSAGRPAAGKTGTAEEDKAAWFAGYTPNLATVVAVMGQDPVTGVQKPLYGALGLSRINGGGAPAKIWGQFTAAALEDEEIEEFDLTLGEGAEEERPEEEEEESEEPEEPAEPSEPSPSAEPSQPARPGEPSPSQDADTQGRTGGRTEGRTSGGAIGGTIDGLTNGTTDTGGGTTDHGTATGGGTDGTTGRGTTDSRGTGTGTGTSRPPQ
- a CDS encoding multidrug efflux SMR transporter produces the protein MAWVLLVVAGLLEVGWSIGMKFTDGFTRLWPSVFTGLGIVVSMLLLSHAARTLPIGTAYGVWVGIGAAGAAVVGMLVLNEPVTAARIFFVCLLLVAVVGLKATAGH
- a CDS encoding co-chaperone GroES encodes the protein MSDNTHDDKLPIRMLHDRVLVRTDIPEGERRSSGGIVIPATAAVGRRLAWAGVVAVGQNVRTVEPGDRVLYDPEDRAEVEVRGVAYVLMRERDLHAVAADRFEGSEDSTGLYL
- a CDS encoding DUF3618 domain-containing protein, with translation MSDARTPAQIEADIVRRRDQLAETLDEIGVRMHPKTIMGDVRARIASSVDQTAGRAFVAVNRTVSDVREKFVAEDGAPRLERLVPVALVAVGLVGLLAVSARRRRG